The Microcaecilia unicolor chromosome 3, aMicUni1.1, whole genome shotgun sequence nucleotide sequence TTGTCTATTATTTCTTTCTGAGCTACCTCACACTTGCACATCATTCTTATATTCTGGttcctcctgagaaaattaaagagtcatggaataggagataatgttctgttgtggattaggaattggttattggacggcatacagagggtagggttatatggtcattttctaaatggaggagggtgaacagtggagcgccagagggatctgtactgggactggtgctatttaatatatttataaatgatatggaaatcggaatgacgagtaaggtgattaaatttacagatgacacaaaactattcaaggttgttaaaatgtgTGGCTGTGAAAAATtggaggaagaccttaggaaatttgaagactggtcatccaaatggcagatgaaatttgagtggaggagtagcctagtggttagtgcagtggactttgatcctggggaactgagttcgattcccactgcagctccttgtgactctgggcaagtcacttaaccctccattgccccaggtacaaaataagtacctgaatatatgtaaatagctttgaatgtagttgcaaaaaacctcagaaaggtggtatatcaagtcccatttctaattctaatgtggacaaatgcaaagtgatgcaggccTCTTAGGCAATCCCTGGTATCTGATTGATCATAATGGTGCAAATGCagcctgccttctctctctccatcttgcCTGTAATAGCATCCCAGGAGATCCCCTTTATCAGCTGTTAAAGTTAAAAGTCCACAGGTACACTTGGCAGGTTAAAGAGTAACTGATAATCTGCATCCCCTTCAAATTCCTGTCCTATCTTTCGCACTCGCTCCAACGGCTGAAGAACATGGATCTATTGGAACCTAATGGCAGAAGGACGAAGAAAACCCTGGCCACAGTGAGTCTAATCCCCATTTGGTCGGGTAGATCTGGTAAAGGGAACTCTTGTATCCCCTGCAGTGCCAACAGAGTGACTAATAGGGGGGCAATTTTGGAGGTGAGAGATGATAAAGGGGAGAAATGCCATGGGAATCTAGTGGGTAGTGATGCTTCAGACTGGCAGTCTCCATCTATGGATATTTTGCTTTGTAAGCAGTAGGATCCACTGAGATACCATTAGAAGCCTTAGATCTCCCTTGTCTCTGCCAGTGGCCACCTGTGCACTTAGGACTGCCTGGTAGGGTTTTTACAACAcctgctggagggggaggggatggctgTGCCCATCCAGTAGTGTGCCACTCTTGGCATATCCAATGCCCATGCTGGAGCCTTCCTCCTTCTGGCCTGTTTGATGCTAGAGGAGGGGAGAATACCTGCTCGGATCTGGTCTCCGCTGCTCTCGAGAGGAAGCCCAGGACCTGCTTAAAGGTGTGGGGTGAAACTGTTTTCCTGACATCACCTAAAATTTTTGCCATTAAGAACCAGGGTAACCGTTTCTCATGGCACAGGATATCAGTCCCCTAAGATCCAGAGTTCCCAGTTAGCTTTAGGAAAGGAGGTGGATGTTTATTAACAGTTGCCATTTTCTTAGCTTGTGTGATGGCGGAAGACTAGAGCTGTAACTTACTGAGGAATTTCTAGCAGCTCATCAGTGTGAAGTGGGTGATCCTGCCCCCCACAGTGGGGTAGATGAGATGCCCCCTGCACCCCAGGATGGGAGGCTCCTAGCTATGGGCGCAAGGGCTTCTGCCACCTCTTCTGAAGAAACCTCTCCCTTTTTGTCACCAGGTCAGGAGCCATGCTCTCCGCCTGCTGCCATTTGTCCTGAGCTCTGCTGCCTTCTTCACCCTCTGTCCGCCCCCCTTGGAGCCGGGCTGGTTCTCTGCTCTGATGAAGTGCCTCCCCATCCTCAGCCTGACTTTCTTTGTGCTCATCCACGGTATTAGCCAGGGGGGGCCCTCACCTTACGCCTGGAAGATCTTGCTGGGTCTCCTGTTCTCTGCTGCTGGGGATGCTTGCCTCGTCTGGCCTGACCTCTTTCTCCACGGTAAGCCTGGCTCTGCTGGTGGTTATTAAACTATCTGCTGGCCTTCTGTTCACCAAGattgggggggaggtggaggggggttaTGCAATGAAACAAACTTAGTGTTCTTCTTATCCCTATCTCTTGCAGGGATGGTACTGTTTGGACTTGCTCACCTCCTCTATATCCTCGCCTTTGGCTTGCGACCTTTCCAGATTCGCCTCTTCCTGCTGTTGGCTGTGCTTGGTGGTTCCGCCTATGTCTTCCTCCTCCCCTACCTGCAGGGAATACTGGTCTACGCAGCTGGTGCCTACACTGTCTTGATTGCTGCTATGGTGTGGCGGGCGTTGACGGGAGCACGCCGGACCCCCTATGGCCGCTCCCAGGCACGTGTTTCTTCCGCAGCAGGTGCCTTGAGCTTCATGGTGTCTGATGGAATTCTGGCAGTGGATAAATTCTGCTTCCCACTACCCCATGCCCAGCTGCTTGTCATGGCATCCTATTACCTTGCACAGGTGCTCATCGCTGTGTCGGTGACCCAGCCCTCCCGCATCGACGAACTCTGGAAGGTGGAATGAAGAGGGTCAGGAAGGGATATTACTGCTATTGTGAGAGCGCTCTTGATGTTTCTATGTTGTTGGGGACAGGGGCTGCTATGGCCTGGGCTGTGGTGGCTTCTGCATGCCTTGGGAGTTAACTGGTCTTGGCGTCCCCTGCTCCTGGAGATGGCGACCTCTCTCCAAGTCCATCAGCAGATGAAAAAACAGTTAATtcaatttgaatgttcttccaaggTATTGTGGGACTGGAAATACATGTCCCAGgatgta carries:
- the TMEM86B gene encoding lysoplasmalogenase — its product is MDLLEPNGRRTKKTLATVRSHALRLLPFVLSSAAFFTLCPPPLEPGWFSALMKCLPILSLTFFVLIHGISQGGPSPYAWKILLGLLFSAAGDACLVWPDLFLHGMVLFGLAHLLYILAFGLRPFQIRLFLLLAVLGGSAYVFLLPYLQGILVYAAGAYTVLIAAMVWRALTGARRTPYGRSQARVSSAAGALSFMVSDGILAVDKFCFPLPHAQLLVMASYYLAQVLIAVSVTQPSRIDELWKVE